The following proteins are encoded in a genomic region of Gemmatimonadota bacterium:
- a CDS encoding MBOAT family protein — MRFTTPAFALAVGAILLLYYWPPLRRVQVELLVLASLGFYAVGQGAALVGLLIASWALTAGTAWQVAHRAGVAERRAWAVAGVGINLSVLAAFKYGALIAATLGISAAVSTPSAFLLALPLPVGISFYTFHGVSLLVDVWRRDYVPPARAAQHARGSLLYLVFFPQLIAGPIARARRFLPQVAEKRLRDVRWRAATRALIAGYFLKLCVADHLRLFTAPLDAPSTLQLPAANLAGLLVGFSAQIFADFAGYSLIAVGLAALFGYVLPRNFDRPYAAASLRDFWRRWHRSLSFFLRDYLYRPLGGSRHGAWRTARNILVVMILGGLWHGASWGFALWGLWHGVALLLERGLAHVVPTRVRVGARAVRPLLVFTVVTVGWIFFRFTTLARLTAFAATFRTGMGEMAMVLPLVMLVFWTLPVLLLHVLPSVFRRFHWRAPQLALALDGLMLALIALDAAPPAPFIYFQF, encoded by the coding sequence GTGCGCTTTACCACCCCCGCCTTCGCGCTCGCTGTTGGCGCGATCCTCCTGCTCTACTACTGGCCGCCGCTGCGCCGAGTCCAGGTGGAGTTGCTCGTGCTCGCCAGTCTCGGCTTCTATGCGGTGGGGCAGGGCGCGGCGCTCGTCGGCCTTCTGATCGCGAGTTGGGCGCTCACCGCGGGCACGGCCTGGCAGGTGGCGCACCGCGCTGGAGTGGCGGAACGCCGGGCGTGGGCCGTGGCCGGGGTGGGCATCAACCTTTCTGTTCTCGCCGCCTTCAAGTACGGCGCGCTCATCGCCGCAACGCTCGGCATCTCCGCCGCCGTCAGTACCCCCAGCGCATTCCTGCTCGCGTTACCGCTGCCGGTCGGGATTTCGTTTTACACGTTTCACGGCGTCAGTCTGCTGGTGGATGTCTGGCGCCGCGACTACGTGCCGCCGGCGCGCGCCGCGCAACACGCGCGTGGGTCGCTGCTCTACCTGGTGTTCTTCCCGCAGCTGATTGCCGGTCCCATTGCGCGGGCGCGCCGCTTCCTGCCGCAGGTGGCAGAGAAGCGCCTGCGCGACGTCCGCTGGCGCGCGGCGACGCGCGCGCTCATCGCCGGCTACTTCCTGAAACTGTGCGTCGCCGATCACCTGCGCCTGTTCACGGCGCCGCTCGACGCGCCCAGTACGTTGCAGCTCCCGGCGGCGAATCTGGCGGGCCTGCTCGTGGGATTCTCCGCGCAGATCTTTGCGGACTTCGCCGGCTACTCGCTGATCGCCGTCGGACTCGCGGCGCTCTTCGGCTACGTGCTGCCGCGAAACTTCGACCGCCCGTACGCCGCCGCCTCGTTGCGCGACTTCTGGCGCCGCTGGCATCGCTCGCTCTCGTTCTTCCTGCGCGACTATCTCTATCGCCCGCTCGGCGGGAGTCGGCACGGCGCGTGGCGCACCGCGCGCAACATCCTCGTCGTGATGATTCTCGGCGGCCTTTGGCACGGTGCCTCGTGGGGATTCGCGCTCTGGGGGCTCTGGCACGGCGTGGCGCTCCTGCTCGAACGCGGGCTCGCGCACGTGGTGCCGACGCGTGTCCGCGTCGGCGCACGGGCGGTTCGGCCGCTCCTCGTGTTCACGGTGGTGACCGTCGGCTGGATCTTCTTTCGCTTCACGACGCTGGCGCGCCTCACGGCCTTCGCCGCCACTTTCCGTACCGGCATGGGTGAAATGGCGATGGTGTTGCCGCTCGTGATGCTCGTGTTCTGGACGTTGCCGGTGCTGCTTCTGCACGTACTGCCCTCGGTGTTCCGCCGCTTCCACTGGCGCGCGCCGCAACTCGCGTTGGCGCTCGACGGACTGATGCTGGCGCTCATCGCGCTCGACGCGGCGCCCCCCGCGCCGTTCATCTACTTCCAGTTCTGA